A region of Trichoplusia ni isolate ovarian cell line Hi5 chromosome 21, tn1, whole genome shotgun sequence DNA encodes the following proteins:
- the LOC113504312 gene encoding uncharacterized protein LOC113504312 produces MSTKAIHLELVGDLTSDTFIAAFRRFVARRGRCAQIWSDQGRNFVGANKQLVADWTEAKLQFEGSIAETLAKDGTKWHFIPAYSPHMGGLWEAGVKAMKHHLKRIMTHNMTYEEMSTLLCQIEACLNSRPLTMIDDTDKDRLQPLTPGHFLVGETPITVPTPNLRDVPMSHLSRWQHQQRLLTDFWHRWQQEYLTTLQQRSKWHHKVKELDLGHIVLIRSDNLPPGKWMMGRIVEKHPGADGVTRVYSVKSGDSVVQRSFNKLCYLPIDTEC; encoded by the coding sequence ATGTCGACAAAGGCGATTCATCTCGAATTGGTGGGAGATCTCACATCAGATACCTTCATCGCAGCTTTCCGAAGATTTGTAGCAAGACGGGGAAGATGCGCTCAGATATGGAGCGACCAAGGCCGCAATTTCGTCGGAGCAAACAAGCAGCTGGTCGCAGATTGGACTGAAGCCAAGTTACAATTCGAAGGTTCAATCGCTGAGACGCTAGCTAAAGATGGCACAAAGTGGCACTTTATCCCAGCCTATAGTCCTCACATGGGCGGACTATGGGAGGCTGGTGTGAAAGCGATGAAACATCATCTAAAACGAATCATGACCCACAATATGACCTACGAAGAGATGAGCACGTTGTTGTGTCAGATTGAGGCGTGTCTCAACTCACGACCGTTAACTATGATAGATGATACAGACAAGGATCGCCTGCAACCACTAACACCTGGTCACTTCCTTGTCGGTGAAACACCAATAACTGTACCGACACCAAACCTCCGAGATGTCCCGATGAGTCATTTATCAAGATGGCAGCATCAACAAAGATTATTAACTGACTTCTGGCACAGATGGCAACAAGAATATCTGACAACATTGCAACAACGTTCCAAATGGCACCATAAAGTCAAGGAGCTGGACTTAGGACACATTGTTCTAATAAGGTCAGATAATCTACCTCCGGGTAAATGGATGATGGGCCGTATTGTTGAGAAACACCCGGGTGCTGACGGTGTCACTCGGGTATACTCAGTAAAAAGTGGTGATAGTGTAGTGCAGAGGTCATTTAATAAGTTGTGTTACTTACCAATAGACACGGaatgttga